In Phormidium yuhuli AB48, one genomic interval encodes:
- the pirA gene encoding arginine synthesis PII-interacting regulator PirA — protein sequence MNKITRQAINEANRNHLATLKESLERRISVARANGNEQLLRQLEAEASYLR from the coding sequence ATGAACAAAATCACTCGTCAAGCTATCAATGAAGCCAACCGCAACCACCTAGCAACTCTCAAAGAGTCCCTAGAGCGTCGTATCAGTGTCGCTCGTGCCAATGGGAATGAGCAGCTGTTACGGCAACTTGAAGCCGAGGCCAGTTATCTACGCTAG